In Burkholderia sp. GAS332, one DNA window encodes the following:
- a CDS encoding SRSO17 transposase yields the protein MADDLDEFDAYLDHLAQELGHANRHAGLKGYCSGLVMPLSRKSVEPMAAHIDPLHASAKHQSLHHFVAKAEWSDKAIMRRVREWVMPVLGAHAAEEAGYYWIIDDTGFPKKGRHSVGVARQYCGQLGKQDNCQVAVSLSIATQRGSLPIAWQLYVPREWIDDRERARRAGIPDDQAFATKPQIALTQLREAIASGIVPGIVLADAGYGDETAFREGISELGLLYAVGIRPGTSVWAPGTAPLAPKPWNGRGNAPTLLRRAPGHEPQAVKALAMQLPANTWQTVTWREGSNAALSSRFAAVRVRPAHQDYWRTTQREEEWLLIEWPEGDKEPLKYFLSTAPGEATLEQLVSVTKMRWRIERDYQDLKQEFGLGHYEGRGWRGFHHHATLSIAAYGFLMAQRLRMGSGSGDKKNFIERTLPALPADYIARGSPARTTPRS from the coding sequence ATGGCAGACGATCTCGATGAATTTGACGCGTATCTCGACCATCTGGCACAGGAGTTAGGGCACGCTAATCGCCACGCCGGCCTTAAAGGCTACTGTTCCGGTCTGGTGATGCCACTGTCAAGGAAGAGCGTCGAGCCGATGGCTGCGCATATTGATCCGCTTCATGCCAGTGCGAAGCATCAGTCGCTCCACCATTTTGTTGCCAAGGCCGAATGGTCCGACAAGGCGATCATGCGACGGGTGCGCGAATGGGTGATGCCGGTGCTAGGCGCGCATGCCGCTGAAGAGGCCGGCTACTACTGGATTATTGACGACACAGGCTTTCCAAAGAAGGGTCGCCATTCGGTGGGCGTTGCACGTCAGTACTGTGGCCAACTCGGCAAACAGGACAACTGTCAGGTCGCAGTGAGTTTATCGATCGCAACGCAACGCGGCAGCCTGCCTATCGCCTGGCAACTGTATGTTCCCAGGGAGTGGATTGACGATCGGGAACGTGCCCGTCGCGCCGGCATTCCTGACGATCAGGCCTTCGCAACGAAGCCACAGATTGCGCTGACCCAACTGCGCGAAGCGATTGCATCCGGGATTGTGCCGGGTATCGTGCTGGCCGATGCAGGATATGGTGATGAAACGGCCTTTCGGGAAGGGATAAGCGAACTGGGTTTGTTATACGCCGTGGGGATCCGTCCGGGCACCTCAGTATGGGCACCGGGTACGGCGCCGCTCGCGCCCAAGCCCTGGAATGGGCGTGGCAACGCACCGACACTGCTGCGTCGCGCACCCGGCCACGAACCGCAGGCGGTCAAGGCGCTGGCCATGCAATTACCTGCGAACACCTGGCAGACCGTCACCTGGCGGGAAGGCAGCAACGCGGCACTCTCCTCGCGCTTTGCCGCCGTGCGGGTTCGTCCCGCTCATCAGGACTATTGGCGCACTACCCAGCGCGAGGAAGAGTGGCTACTCATCGAATGGCCCGAGGGAGATAAAGAGCCGCTCAAGTACTTTCTCAGTACCGCTCCGGGGGAGGCGACACTTGAACAGCTTGTATCGGTAACCAAGATGCGCTGGCGCATCGAGCGCGACTATCAGGATCTGAAGCAGGAATTCGGACTGGGTCACTACGAAGGTCGCGGCTGGCGTGGCTTTCACCACCACGCCACGCTGAGTATTGCCGCATATGGGTTTCTGATGGCCCAGAGACTCAGGATGGGATCAGGCAGCGGCGATAAAAAAAACTTCATCGAACGCACGCTGCCTGCGCTTCCCGCGGATTACATCGCACGCGGCAGTCCAGCGCGCACAACGCCACGTTCCTGA
- a CDS encoding alpha-methylacyl-CoA racemase: MTVSGPLSGVKVLEFAGIGPAPFAAMMLSDMGADVIRIERPGAKDPTPDRIDLRGRRTITLDLKDAVAVALCLELCTSADIVIEGGRPGVMERLGLGPEIMLVRNPKLVYGRMTGWGQFGPLNQAAGHDINYIALTGALHSFGTTDKPVPPLNLVGDYGGGAMFLISGLLAGLIHARSTGVGQVVDAAMTDGTAYLLTLCYSLLAGKRWVDQRGINLLDGGAPFYDTYQCSDGHWISVGSIEPQFYSLLLEKSGATELMSQPQMERSAWPEMKQTLAAIFRTKTRDEWCALMEGTDVCFAPVLSLREAPHHPHNIARQTFIELDGVTTPAPAPRFSATPSTIRLGPCTAGQGTRETLRDWGISTPRIEELVSGGIIS; this comes from the coding sequence ATGACAGTCAGTGGTCCACTCTCTGGCGTAAAGGTGCTTGAATTCGCAGGTATTGGCCCGGCGCCATTTGCAGCAATGATGCTCTCCGATATGGGGGCCGACGTCATTCGCATCGAACGCCCAGGTGCAAAGGACCCGACTCCCGATCGGATCGACTTGCGTGGACGTCGCACAATCACTCTCGACCTGAAGGATGCAGTCGCCGTTGCACTCTGCCTAGAGCTCTGCACCTCCGCCGATATCGTCATCGAAGGGGGTCGTCCGGGAGTGATGGAACGGCTGGGACTTGGACCTGAAATCATGCTTGTAAGAAATCCGAAACTGGTCTACGGGCGGATGACGGGCTGGGGTCAATTCGGCCCCCTGAACCAGGCGGCTGGACACGATATCAACTACATCGCCCTGACTGGCGCGCTCCATTCGTTTGGTACAACGGACAAGCCGGTCCCACCGCTGAACCTGGTTGGCGACTATGGTGGCGGCGCAATGTTCTTGATTTCGGGCCTGTTAGCCGGCCTCATCCATGCACGCTCCACCGGGGTGGGCCAAGTCGTCGACGCTGCCATGACGGATGGCACGGCCTATCTGTTGACGCTGTGCTACAGCTTGCTAGCCGGAAAGCGATGGGTCGATCAGCGGGGCATCAACTTGCTAGATGGCGGTGCCCCGTTCTACGACACCTATCAGTGCTCCGACGGACACTGGATCTCCGTGGGCTCCATAGAGCCCCAGTTCTACTCACTGCTGCTCGAAAAGTCTGGCGCAACCGAACTAATGTCACAGCCGCAGATGGAACGTTCCGCCTGGCCGGAGATGAAGCAGACCTTGGCTGCCATCTTTCGCACGAAAACCAGGGATGAATGGTGCGCCCTCATGGAGGGCACCGATGTATGCTTCGCGCCTGTTCTCTCGCTGCGCGAAGCACCACATCATCCTCACAATATCGCCCGCCAGACCTTCATAGAATTGGACGGTGTGACCACGCCCGCACCGGCACCACGCTTTTCTGCAACACCGTCCACCATCCGGTTAGGCCCCTGTACCGCCGGCCAAGGAACAAGGGAGACCTTGCGCGACTGGGGCATTTCCACACCCCGGATTGAGGAGCTCGTTTCGGGAGGGATCATTTCATGA
- a CDS encoding Enoyl-CoA hydratase — protein sequence MPFKTIRFEVARGIATVTLNRPEKLNAANAEMFNELIEAFDGVDADDQIRAVIVTGSGRAFWAGIEVQSLRSAATADSPRSPDRRPDELHEVTRDPGGLVTLRIFNCRKPVIAAINGPAVGFGATMPLAMDMRLASRNAKFGFVFARRGIVLEAASSYFPPRLVGIATALEWCFSGSIFDAKIAQSEGLVKAVYEPDDLLPPAMGYAREIADNTPPVSIAMTREMLWRGLGHPMEAHRIENRGLGSRLQSCDAQEAIASFLEKWTAVFHDRVSADMPNYYPWWEGPEYR from the coding sequence ATGCCGTTCAAGACCATCCGCTTCGAGGTCGCCCGCGGGATCGCAACGGTGACCCTCAACCGGCCGGAAAAGCTAAACGCAGCCAATGCCGAGATGTTCAACGAGCTGATCGAAGCCTTCGACGGAGTCGATGCCGACGATCAAATCCGTGCCGTCATCGTCACCGGTAGTGGCCGAGCCTTTTGGGCCGGAATCGAAGTCCAGTCTCTTAGGTCGGCGGCGACTGCGGATTCGCCTCGCTCACCTGACAGGCGGCCCGACGAATTGCATGAAGTCACACGAGATCCCGGCGGGCTCGTGACGCTGCGCATCTTCAACTGCCGGAAACCGGTGATCGCCGCCATCAACGGCCCCGCCGTAGGCTTTGGTGCGACGATGCCACTCGCGATGGACATGCGACTGGCGAGCAGAAACGCAAAGTTTGGCTTCGTTTTCGCCCGCCGGGGCATCGTCCTGGAGGCCGCCTCGTCCTATTTTCCACCGCGGCTGGTCGGTATCGCGACGGCGCTGGAATGGTGCTTCAGCGGCAGCATATTCGACGCAAAAATCGCTCAAAGTGAGGGTCTAGTGAAGGCAGTGTACGAGCCAGACGACTTATTGCCCCCGGCCATGGGCTACGCGCGCGAGATCGCCGACAACACGCCACCGGTATCGATTGCGATGACGCGAGAGATGCTCTGGCGCGGGCTAGGCCATCCGATGGAAGCGCATCGCATCGAAAACCGCGGCCTAGGCTCGCGCTTACAAAGCTGTGACGCCCAAGAGGCCATCGCTTCCTTCCTTGAAAAGTGGACGGCAGTATTCCATGACAGAGTGTCGGCCGACATGCCCAACTACTATCCCTGGTGGGAAGGCCCCGAATATCGCTAA
- a CDS encoding cytochrome b561: protein MNDQFEQRYRPWARRLHWITAALVLTMLVAGQRFRLDLPKAQHIFSLAGHSALGVSLLVVMLVRVVYRLRNPPPPFPSELSGWQHRLSALVHGALYLLLFAVPMLGLAAASASPLPVQPAYLFNLTNLLGNPNEARFSVMRHYHDLSTWLLAALLAVHIAAALLHHYVLKDSVLGRMWSSSACKRA, encoded by the coding sequence ATGAATGATCAGTTTGAGCAACGCTATCGTCCCTGGGCGCGCCGCCTCCATTGGATCACGGCTGCGCTGGTGCTCACGATGCTAGTCGCCGGGCAGCGATTCAGGTTGGACTTGCCAAAAGCGCAACACATTTTTTCACTTGCGGGGCACTCGGCCTTGGGCGTAAGCCTGCTGGTCGTTATGCTTGTCCGCGTGGTGTATCGGTTGCGCAACCCGCCACCGCCTTTCCCGTCGGAACTTTCCGGCTGGCAACATCGGCTGTCCGCACTCGTCCACGGCGCGCTATACCTTCTGCTGTTCGCCGTTCCGATGCTTGGCCTAGCCGCAGCCTCGGCCTCACCACTTCCGGTCCAACCAGCTTACCTGTTCAATCTCACGAACCTTCTGGGCAATCCCAATGAAGCGCGCTTCTCCGTCATGCGTCACTACCATGATTTGAGTACCTGGCTGTTGGCTGCGCTGCTGGCCGTTCATATTGCTGCAGCCCTATTACACCACTACGTCTTGAAGGACAGTGTGCTCGGGCGGATGTGGTCAAGTTCGGCGTGCAAGCGCGCCTAA